The genomic window GGGCGAGTGCTACTTCCCCAACTCCCCCATCCTGTCCGTGGAGGGCACGTTCGCCGAAGCGGTCCTGCTGGAGACGGTCGCACTGTCGATCCTGAATTACGACAGCGCGATCGCTTCGGCGGCGTCGCGCATGGCGGTGGCGGCGGGGAACCGTCCGCTCATCGAGATGGGTTCGCGCCGCACGCACGAGCGCGCGGCCGTGTCCGCCGCCCGCGCCGCGCACATCGCGGGGTTCGCGACGACGTCCAATCTCGCGGCGGGCCGGGCGTACGGCGTCCCGACGGGCGGGACCGCCGCGCACGCGTTCACGATGCTGCACGACAGCGAGCGCCACGCGTTCGAGGCGCAGTTGGCCTCGCTGGGCGACGCGACGACGCTGCTGGTCGACACCTACGACGTGGAACGCGCGGTGAAGACGGCCGTGGAGCTGGCCGGTCCCGCGCTCGGCGCCGTCCGCATCGACAGCGGCGACCTCGGCGATCTGGCGCGCCGCGTCCGGGCGCAGCTCGACGCGCTCGGCGCCCGCGAGACGCGGATCATCGTCACCGGCGACCTGGACGAGCACGGCATCGCGGCCCTCGCCGCCGCCCCGGTCGACGGCTACGGCGTCGGGACGTCCCTGGTCACGGGCTCGGGGGCGCCGACCGCTTCGCTCGTCTACAAGCTGGTGGCCCGCGCGGACCGGCCGGGGCCGGACGCGCCGCTGCGTCCGGTCGCCAAGCGCTCCACGGGCAAGCCGACGATCGGCGGGCGCAAGCGGGCGCTGCGGCGGCTGGACGTGCACGGCGTCGCGTGCGCGGAGGTCGTGACGGTCGGCGAGCCGGCGCCGGGCGTCCGGGACCGGCTGCTCCAGGTGCCGCTGGTCCGGGGCGGCGAGATCGTCGGCCGGGAGCCGCTGACCGCCGCCCGCGCACGGCACCGCGCGGTGGTCGCGGAGCTGCCGCCGCAGGCCAGGCAGTTGTCGCGCGGTGAGCCCGCGCTGCCGACGGAGATCGTCGCGGACGGTCCGCAGGGCGCGTAGCGGCCCGCCCGCCGGGGGACATACCTCGCGAACCAGGAAGGGGTGTCATGGCCAAGGCTCTGATCATCGTGGACGTGCAGAACGACTTCTGCGAGGGCGGCTCGCTGGCGGTCGCGGGCGGCGCGGACACGGCCGCCGCCGTGACCCGGCACCTCGCGGAACAACGTTCCGTTTATGACCACGTCGTCGCCACCCGCGACTTCCACCTCGACCCCGGCCCGCACTTCTCCGACCATCCGGACTTCGTGGACACCTGGCCCCCGCACTGCGTCATCGGCACGCCCGGCGCGGACTTCCACCCCGCGCTCGACCTGGACCCGGTCGAGGCGGTGTTCAGCAAGGGCCGGACGGCCGCCGCCTACAGCGGCTTCGAGGGCGCCGACGACGCCGGGACGCGGCTCGCCGGCTGGCTGCGCGACCGCGACGTCACCGAGGTGGACGTCGTCGGCATCGCCACCGACCACTGCGTCCGCGCGACCGCGGCCGACGCGGCCCGCGAGGGCTTCCGCACCCGCGTGCTGCTGGACCTGACGGCCGGGGTCGCCGCCGACACGACGGACCGGGCGCTCGCCGAGCTGCGCGACGCGGGCGTGGAGCTGTCCGGCGCCCCCGTCGTGCGCTCCTGACCGTGGGCGGCGGCGACCTGCCGGTCCGCGTGATCGTCGTCATGGGCGTGGCGGGCTGCGGCAAGACGACCGTGGGACGTCTGCTGGCGTCCCGGCTCGGCGTCGACTACGCCGAGGGCGACGATTTCCACACGCCCGCGAACGTGCGGAAAATGGCGGACGGGACGCCCCTCACCGACGCCGACCGCCGCCCCTGGCTGAAGGCCATCGAATCCTGGATCACCGGCCGGCTGGAATCGGGACGCCCGGCGGTGGTGGCGTGCTCGGCCCTGAAACGCGCCTACCGCGAAATGCTCGGCCTGGGGCGTCCGGGCGTCGCCCTGGTCTATCTGAACGCCGATCGCACGACGCTGGAAGCGCGCCTCCACCAACGTCCGGGCCATTTCTTCCGCGCGAACATGCTGGCCGGGCAGTTCGCCGACCTGGAACCCCCGACCAGGGACGAAGCCCTCTGGGTCGATGCCGGGAACCCGCTTCCGGAGATCGTCGCGGAGATCACCGAGGGGATGGCGCGGAGGTACCCGCCCGCCGGTTGAGCGTCAGCCGAGAACGGCGGGCCTGAGCACGTCCTCGCACCAAGAGCGGAACGTCGTCGGCGTGGTCGAGGCGGCCGTGCGCGGCTCGGCGTTGTCGATCCCCCGGTTCTTGGCGTCGAACATGTCGACCATTCCCTGCGCCGCTTCGTCCGGCATTCCGAACCCGGTGAGACTCGCTTTGAACGCCCCGGGAGTGGACTGCCGGTAGGCGATCTCAGTGCCGAGGACGTCCGACATGATCCGCGCCATGTCCAGCGGCGTCAGGTCTTCCGGCCCGAGCACGGCGACCTGGCCCGTCCCGTCCCACCCGTCGTCCAGCAGCAGCCGCGCGGACGCGACGGCGATGTCGCGGGCGGCGACGAGCGGCGCGGCGAGGTCCGGGTCGATCATCATGGAGAACTCGCCGCGCTCGCGGATGGACGTCACCTGGTTGAGCAGGTTGTGCATGAAGGACGGGCACGCCACGGCCCGGAACGCGACGCCCGATTCGGCGATCAGGTCGCACATCGCCAGCGAGGCCGTCACCGGCCCGGCGTGCTCGGCGAACCGCGTCCCCTTGCCGAGCGCCGTGATCGCGACGACGCGCTCGACGCCGTGCCGGACGAACGCCGCGATCCCCGGCCGGGTGAAGTCGGTGTAGGGGACGTCGATGTCGGGCGCGAGCCAGAACACGGCCTCGGCGCCCTTGCACGCCCGGTCGATGACGTCGCGGTCGCCGTGCGAGCCTTCGACGACCTCGGTCCGCGCGCGGATCTCCGGGGCGAGCCGGGACGGGTCGCGCGCGACGAGCCGCAGCTCGGCCCCCTCTTCGAGCAGGACGTCCACCAGGACGCGGCCGATGGTGCTGGTGGGCGCGGTGACGACGATCATCAGGAAGCTCCTTCGGAAGGGATGTAGGCGAGGCCGTGCGCGCCGGACTCGCCGAACGCGCCGAGGTCGAGCCGGGACACGCGCCGCAGCGACGCAAGGTCCACGACCTCGACGGTCGCGGACGCGAAGCAGGCGACGTAGCCGAGGCGGCCGTCCGGCGACGAGTGGACGGTCAGGGGCACCGTCCCGATGTCAAGCCCCCCGATCTCCTTGTGGGTATCGGCGGAGAACACCGTCAGCCGTCCGGGCGCCATCGCGCGGCCCCGCGTGCGGACCTCGCCGACGAGCAGCAGCCCGGTCGAGGTCAGATGGACGGGCAGGACGGAGTTCTCCGTGGGCAGCGCGTCGATCACGGTCGCCGACACGGTGTCGATGACGTTGATCGCCGACTCCGGTTCGTCCCCGTCGAAGAACGACCCCCGGAACGGCGACGCCGCGTACGCGCGGGCGCCGTCGGCGGAGACCGCGACGCCCTCGCTGCTCGGCACCGGGGCCCGTCCGGTGAGCGTCCCGCGCTCCAGGTCGAGGACGGAGACGAACGGCGCCTCCTTGTTGGCGACGCAGCCGACCCGTCCGGCCGCGTCCAGGGCGATCCAGTGCGCGCCGGGCGCGCCGGAGTCGATGCGGCCGATCGGACGGCGCGTCCCCGCGTCCAGGACGACGACCCCGCCGGGCCGCTCGTCCGAGCCTTCGACGCTCACGTAGACGCGGCGCCGCGCGACGTCGAGGGCGATGCCGTGCGGGGCGTGCTCGGGCGCGAGGTCCACGACGTCCACGACGCGGCGGGCGTCGGGGTCGATGACGGTCAGCTCGGTCCGGCGGCCGGTGTTGGCGTGGTAGAAGCCCGAGTAGTACGTCATCGTCACCCACAGCAGGCGTTCGACGGGGTCGAAGGCCAGCTCGTGGGGTTCGGCGAGGGTGGCCACCGAGCCGAGGTGCCGGTCGGTGGCGGCGTCGAAGAACGAGACGGACGGTCCGCTCTGGCCGACCACGGCCAGCACGTCCCCTTCCCGATCGTCGCGCGGTGTCACGGTCATGGCGGGTTCCTTAGAACAGGGCCGGTGGTCTCACCGGCCCTTCGACTCTCGCCGTCCGCACCCGTCCGCGACAATGCAACAATCAGCACGCAATAGTTACCCCGTACGCAAAACAGCAGCTCAGAGGACACCGATGGACCTCAACCTCCTCCGCGTCCTAGACGCTCTGCTCCAGGACAACAGCGTGACGCTCGCGGCCGAGCGCCTGGGCACGTCCCCGGCGGCGGTCAGCCGGACGCTGGCCCGCCTGCGCCGCGCCGTCGGGGACCCGCTGCTCGTCCGCGCGGGCCAGGGCATGGTCCCGACGCCGCGTGCGCTGGAGTTGCGGGACGAGGTGAGCACTCTCCTGCGCGCGTGCGACGACGTCCTGCGCCCCGGCGCCGGATTCGACGCCGCGCACCTGCACCGCACGTTCACCGTGCAGACGACCGGGCTGCTGCTCGTGAAGGTCGCCGGGGCGCTGACCGAACGCCTCCGCACCGAGGCGCCGCGCGTGGACGTGGTGTTCCTCCCCGAGGCCCTGGAAGGCGGCCCGGCCCTGCGCCAAGGCTCGGTGGACGTGGAGCTGGGCGTCCTCGGCAACCTGGACCCCGAAATACAGACCGAGCAGTTGACCAAGGTCACCCTGGTAGGAGTGGCCCGCGATAACCACCCCCTGTTCGACCGAAGGATCGACGCGCGCAGCTTCGCCGCCGCCGACCACATCGGCATCTCCCGGACCGGCAAACGGCGCGGCCCGATCGACACCGCGCTCGCAGATCTCGGCCTGCACCGCAGGGTCGCGGTGGTCGTTCCGAGCCACACCAGCGCGATGCTCCTGGCCCGCGAAACCGACCTCATCGCCCTGACGGCGGCGGAGTGGCTGGAGGACACGGTGAACGCGCTGGGCCTGCGCACGTTCCGGATCCCGCTGGACCTGCCGCCCTTCGACCTCGGCATGGCCTGGCACCCCCGCAACGCCGCCGACCCGAGCCACCGCTGGTTCCGCACCCGCCTAGCCGAAGCCGTCCGCACGACGTGAGAGGCATGGCCGGACGCCCGGCCATGCCTCCCGCGCTCACGCCTGCCCGAGCGCCTTCACGACGGCGGACGGGTCGCCGTCGAAGTAGTCCCGGACGACGCTCTGGAGCACCGCCAGCGCCCGCAGGCCCGGCACGAACTCGGCCTCCTCGCGCGGCATGGACGGCTCCTTGGCGTTGCCGATCTTGAGCAGTTCGTGGATCTCGGTGGCGTGGTACCGCCGGTGACCCGACGGCAGGGTGATCGGGTTGAGGGTCCCGGTCCTGGCCCACCGCGTGACGGTCTTCGGATCGACGCGGAAGAACTGCGCCACCTCCGACGGCGTGTAGAGGGTCGGCTGCTTCGGTTCTTCTTTCGGTGCGCTCATGGCTCTCCCAGTGCTGGACGGCTCGGCGGCCGTACGACGGGCATACGACGGTCAGTGGTCGGGGTGCCGGCCGAGGCCGAGCGCGCACGCGACCGCCCGCGCGGACGCGGAAAGGCTTCCCGCGGGGCCGATGACGCGGCGCGGATCGAGGCCGTGGACGAAATTCCAGCCGTCGCCGGAAAGGTCGCAGCCGATCTCGCTCGCCTCGTTTCCCCAGGTCACGCGCATGACCGGGGGAAGTCCGGCACGAAAGCGACGGATTTCGCACAGGACGCCGGGGTAGTGCTCGCGCAGCGTCAGGCTGAGCGCTTCGAGGAAGACGACGCGCTGATTGGCCGGCATTCCCGGGTCGGCCGGACCGGGTGGTGCGGACAGCATCACCGGTCCTCCTTTCGCGATCGGTACGACGATCGTCTGTTGTTTTCTCTCTGTCCTGTCTGGTGGTCTCGTGGCATCTGACGGGCGCGACGCGAGCATGATCCAGAATTCTTTCCCAAACTTCCGAAAGACTTCTTGCGCTTCCGTCGTGAACCATGCATCGTCTTAACCCGAGACGCGAACCGACGTAACGTTCAAGGTCATCGTGCCTACACGACGGACCTTCCCGATTCTCTCGGTTCGGTGCTCCAAGAGTGCCGTTCAGGCCGCCCCCTGACTAGGCGAGGCGGCGAAATTCAACACCGAAGGAGGGAACATGCGCATGCGCTCCGGGTTCGACCCCGACAGTTCGCTGTGGGATCTCACAGCCGTCTGCCTGCGGCAACTGCGGCTCACTCACGGCTGGTCACTCGCCGCAGTCGGCGACGTGATCGAACGGGACCGGTCGCTCGTGTCCTATGTTGAATCGGGAGACACGAGGCTCCGGATCGAGCACGCACAGAAGCTCGACGAGGCGTGGAACACCGATGGGCTGCTTTCGTCAATGGTCCGTTTCGCGAAGTCTGGGCACAATGCCCAATGGTTCAAGGCCCACCAGCAGTTCCAGGCGAAGTCCACCGAGCTGCGGATCTGGGAAACGTCCTGGGTGCCCGGCCTGTTCCAGACGCCCGAATACGCCCGCGCCGTCTTCGAGTGCTACGGCCTGGAGGACATCGACAAGCCGCTCACCGCTCGCCTCAAGCGGCAGGGCCTGCTCGACCGCCTGCCGCGCCCGCTCATCTGGGCCTACGTCTATGAGGACGTGATCGAGTCCCCCGTCGGCGGCCCGGAGGTCATGCGCGCACAGCTCGCCCGTCTCCTGGAGCTGGCCGAACGCCCGAACATCACAATCCGCGTCCTGCCCCGTTCGGTCGGCGCGACCGTCGGCCGTGACGGCGCGTTCATGCTCATGGCGACGGCCAAGGAAGAACAGGCATTCACCGAGGCCAGCGCCGGAGGACGCCTCACCGACGACAGCACGGATGTAAGCTCGTTGCGAGTGAAGTTCGCGCGCATCGGGGACCACGCTCTTCCCGTGGACGCCTCCCTGCGGCTCATCCGAGAATCGATGGAGAAGTTCCAGTGACCCCACAGTGGCGCAAAAGCACCCGAAGCGGTGGCAACAACGGCGGGATGACCGAGTGCGTCGAGGTGGCGAAGCTCCCCCACACGGTAGG from Actinomadura rubteroloni includes these protein-coding regions:
- a CDS encoding nicotinate phosphoribosyltransferase — its product is METSTALLTDQYELTMLQAALRAGTAERRAVFEVFARSLPAGRRYGVVAGTGRLLDAIADFRFGTDELDFLTGNGIVDEPTAKWLSSYRFTGDVYGYPEGECYFPNSPILSVEGTFAEAVLLETVALSILNYDSAIASAASRMAVAAGNRPLIEMGSRRTHERAAVSAARAAHIAGFATTSNLAAGRAYGVPTGGTAAHAFTMLHDSERHAFEAQLASLGDATTLLVDTYDVERAVKTAVELAGPALGAVRIDSGDLGDLARRVRAQLDALGARETRIIVTGDLDEHGIAALAAAPVDGYGVGTSLVTGSGAPTASLVYKLVARADRPGPDAPLRPVAKRSTGKPTIGGRKRALRRLDVHGVACAEVVTVGEPAPGVRDRLLQVPLVRGGEIVGREPLTAARARHRAVVAELPPQARQLSRGEPALPTEIVADGPQGA
- a CDS encoding isochorismatase family protein, translating into MAKALIIVDVQNDFCEGGSLAVAGGADTAAAVTRHLAEQRSVYDHVVATRDFHLDPGPHFSDHPDFVDTWPPHCVIGTPGADFHPALDLDPVEAVFSKGRTAAAYSGFEGADDAGTRLAGWLRDRDVTEVDVVGIATDHCVRATAADAAREGFRTRVLLDLTAGVAADTTDRALAELRDAGVELSGAPVVRS
- a CDS encoding gluconokinase; this encodes MGGGDLPVRVIVVMGVAGCGKTTVGRLLASRLGVDYAEGDDFHTPANVRKMADGTPLTDADRRPWLKAIESWITGRLESGRPAVVACSALKRAYREMLGLGRPGVALVYLNADRTTLEARLHQRPGHFFRANMLAGQFADLEPPTRDEALWVDAGNPLPEIVAEITEGMARRYPPAG
- a CDS encoding NAD(P)H-binding protein, whose translation is MIVVTAPTSTIGRVLVDVLLEEGAELRLVARDPSRLAPEIRARTEVVEGSHGDRDVIDRACKGAEAVFWLAPDIDVPYTDFTRPGIAAFVRHGVERVVAITALGKGTRFAEHAGPVTASLAMCDLIAESGVAFRAVACPSFMHNLLNQVTSIRERGEFSMMIDPDLAAPLVAARDIAVASARLLLDDGWDGTGQVAVLGPEDLTPLDMARIMSDVLGTEIAYRQSTPGAFKASLTGFGMPDEAAQGMVDMFDAKNRGIDNAEPRTAASTTPTTFRSWCEDVLRPAVLG
- a CDS encoding YncE family protein, with translation MTVTPRDDREGDVLAVVGQSGPSVSFFDAATDRHLGSVATLAEPHELAFDPVERLLWVTMTYYSGFYHANTGRRTELTVIDPDARRVVDVVDLAPEHAPHGIALDVARRRVYVSVEGSDERPGGVVVLDAGTRRPIGRIDSGAPGAHWIALDAAGRVGCVANKEAPFVSVLDLERGTLTGRAPVPSSEGVAVSADGARAYAASPFRGSFFDGDEPESAINVIDTVSATVIDALPTENSVLPVHLTSTGLLLVGEVRTRGRAMAPGRLTVFSADTHKEIGGLDIGTVPLTVHSSPDGRLGYVACFASATVEVVDLASLRRVSRLDLGAFGESGAHGLAYIPSEGAS
- a CDS encoding LysR family transcriptional regulator; its protein translation is MDLNLLRVLDALLQDNSVTLAAERLGTSPAAVSRTLARLRRAVGDPLLVRAGQGMVPTPRALELRDEVSTLLRACDDVLRPGAGFDAAHLHRTFTVQTTGLLLVKVAGALTERLRTEAPRVDVVFLPEALEGGPALRQGSVDVELGVLGNLDPEIQTEQLTKVTLVGVARDNHPLFDRRIDARSFAAADHIGISRTGKRRGPIDTALADLGLHRRVAVVVPSHTSAMLLARETDLIALTAAEWLEDTVNALGLRTFRIPLDLPPFDLGMAWHPRNAADPSHRWFRTRLAEAVRTT
- a CDS encoding helix-turn-helix domain-containing protein, producing MRMRSGFDPDSSLWDLTAVCLRQLRLTHGWSLAAVGDVIERDRSLVSYVESGDTRLRIEHAQKLDEAWNTDGLLSSMVRFAKSGHNAQWFKAHQQFQAKSTELRIWETSWVPGLFQTPEYARAVFECYGLEDIDKPLTARLKRQGLLDRLPRPLIWAYVYEDVIESPVGGPEVMRAQLARLLELAERPNITIRVLPRSVGATVGRDGAFMLMATAKEEQAFTEASAGGRLTDDSTDVSSLRVKFARIGDHALPVDASLRLIRESMEKFQ